A single Chloroflexi bacterium ADurb.Bin180 DNA region contains:
- a CDS encoding Cellulase (glycosyl hydrolase family 5), with protein sequence MPSDLQGRDRARLVRWRITFIAVLAVLLLLAASGWLRRHSIRAYFSSVTGEEDLNEQVKGLGRLIILRLTRPPLQLDPMVPIAHADVNPFGVNAFLEQEVEPQKLELAMQMIRDAGFHWVRQEFPWEDIEHSARGDFWDHKWNKSAWEKYDRIVDLANQYGLELIVRLGNPPTWARADGDARGTFAPPDDPEDLGNFVHAVVERYRGKVTYFQIWNEPNIYPEWGEQPVDAAGYVKLLQVAYRRAKEANPDCVIISAGLAQTIETGPKNLSDLTYLQQMYDAGVKGYFDIMGVMAYGLWTGPGDHRASPELTNFARPQLIRDIMVRNGDADKALWATEIGWNAVPQDFAGIPTYGRVTLDQQARYAVQAYQRAQEEWPWMGVMNYWFFKRATDAETGQAFYYFRLVEPDFSPLPVYAALRDYANQPAVVYPGYHQEDHWALRWSGTWESVQDSQAVLQTMRRSTDTGSSLAFDFQGTDLDLVVHRDEQSGEIQVRLDGQTLQPISLRSQRPEHSVRLPLARRLSRGKHSVEITTVNSAGTHVDIDGLVMQANTTPWSLWGLAAAVVVILSILVHSRCRGWLTRLTSP encoded by the coding sequence ATGCCCAGCGATTTGCAGGGCCGGGACCGCGCGCGACTCGTTCGATGGCGGATCACCTTCATCGCGGTGCTTGCTGTCCTCCTTCTCCTCGCAGCATCTGGCTGGCTCAGGAGGCATTCCATCCGCGCCTATTTCAGCAGCGTCACGGGCGAGGAAGACCTCAACGAGCAGGTCAAGGGCCTGGGGCGTCTCATCATCCTGCGGCTGACTCGACCCCCGCTTCAACTGGACCCAATGGTTCCGATCGCCCACGCGGACGTCAATCCCTTTGGCGTGAATGCTTTCCTCGAGCAAGAGGTAGAGCCGCAAAAGCTCGAGCTGGCCATGCAAATGATTCGCGATGCGGGGTTTCACTGGGTGCGCCAGGAGTTTCCCTGGGAAGACATCGAACACAGCGCCCGCGGCGATTTCTGGGACCACAAGTGGAACAAGAGCGCCTGGGAAAAGTACGACCGCATCGTGGACCTGGCCAATCAGTATGGTCTGGAGCTCATTGTTCGCCTGGGCAATCCTCCTACCTGGGCGCGGGCTGACGGCGATGCCCGCGGCACCTTTGCCCCGCCAGATGATCCGGAGGACTTGGGCAACTTTGTCCATGCCGTGGTTGAGCGCTATCGCGGCAAGGTAACGTACTTTCAGATCTGGAACGAGCCCAACATCTATCCCGAATGGGGCGAGCAGCCGGTGGACGCGGCTGGCTACGTCAAGCTGCTGCAGGTTGCCTATCGCAGAGCCAAGGAAGCCAACCCTGACTGTGTCATCATCAGTGCGGGACTGGCGCAGACCATCGAAACCGGCCCAAAGAACTTGAGCGACCTCACTTACCTTCAACAGATGTACGACGCCGGCGTCAAAGGCTACTTTGATATTATGGGTGTGATGGCCTACGGCCTCTGGACCGGGCCGGGCGACCACCGGGCCAGCCCTGAGCTGACCAACTTTGCCCGCCCGCAGCTCATCCGCGACATCATGGTGCGCAACGGTGACGCAGACAAAGCGCTTTGGGCTACCGAGATCGGCTGGAACGCCGTTCCGCAGGATTTCGCCGGCATTCCCACCTACGGCCGCGTGACCCTGGACCAGCAGGCTCGCTACGCGGTACAGGCTTACCAGCGCGCCCAGGAAGAGTGGCCGTGGATGGGCGTGATGAACTACTGGTTCTTCAAGCGTGCTACAGACGCTGAGACAGGCCAGGCCTTTTACTACTTTCGGCTCGTGGAGCCCGACTTTAGTCCGCTGCCTGTGTACGCCGCGCTGCGCGACTATGCCAATCAACCGGCCGTCGTCTACCCGGGGTACCATCAGGAGGATCACTGGGCCCTGCGCTGGAGCGGAACCTGGGAGTCCGTCCAGGACAGTCAGGCCGTGCTGCAAACTATGCGCCGGAGCACCGACACGGGCAGCAGCCTGGCCTTTGACTTCCAGGGCACAGACCTCGACCTCGTGGTGCACCGCGACGAGCAGAGTGGCGAGATTCAGGTACGCCTTGATGGCCAGACTCTCCAACCCATCAGCCTTCGCAGCCAGCGGCCAGAGCACTCTGTACGCCTTCCCCTGGCCAGACGCCTGTCCAGGGGAAAGCACTCGGTCGAGATCACCACCGTCAACTCCGCGGGGACGCATGTGGACATCGACGGTCTCGTTATGCAGGCCAACACCACACCCTGGTCACTGTGGGGCCTCGCCGCGGCCGTGGTAGTGATTTTGTCCATCCTGGTGCACAGCCGCTGCCGCGGCTGGCTCACTAGGCTCACCTCTCCCTGA